GATTTCCTCCAGTTCCGGAATTTCCACGTTCTCAAGTTGGTTCGGCAAGTCCTGAAATACTTCAAGCTCTTGTTCAACTTCACTCTCCTCTGGTAATAGAGACTGTTGTTCAGCTGTGTCCACATGGTGAACCACTTGAATTCTGCGGCTCTCGGGCTCTAGTAAACTATCGTTCTGTCTTAATCCGGCCGGCTCCGCGGTTAACGGAATTGCTTCCCATCCAGCCTGATCGGCAGGGATGGCTCCCAGTTTTTTCTCCGTGATGTAGGCGGCAATAAATGAGAGTCCCGCCATGAGACCTGCTGTAAGCCAAAACGGCAGGTAACCTGCAGCAACCAATCCAATAAACGAGAGTACGATTGCGGTCCCAGCCAGCAACAATTTATTTTTCTTCGGTATGAAGCCCGGTCCAAAATAAAGCAAGGCTGTAACAAGGATCGCGCCTATTATTGCTATAAAATAATGAGCCAATTGCCTCCATCCCCTCTGTAAAATTCAACCATTTGATAAAATTCTTTCTTTTATTACAAAATATATCAAATTTCTGTAAACAAATTGTATAATAAAAACTATTAATTGGAAAGAACCTTTGCGGGGGGATTTTTTTGAAGAAGACAACCGAATCCGGTTTTACATTAGTAGAAGTACTTATTTCCTTTACAATTCTTATCATTCTAACGGCTGCTGTTTCCCGTTTTTTCTTGCAGGCCAACGCCTATTCCGAACAAAACAACAAGAAATTGGTGGCAGTTAACCTTGCCAGACAAATCGTTGAGGCCGTCGAAGCGTCTCCGCCTAAGGATGTGACAGCACTTACACCTGCCGTTCAACAAGCGGCTAACATGAACTATGATACTTGTGTTCAAACGAGTCTTTTAACTCAGGATCAATGCTCTGGTTTCTATAAGCACTTGATCAATAACACGAACTATACCGTAAAGCTTTTGATTACAAACGGACAGACGGACGAATGGAATGAAAAGCTCGTTCCGTTTACAGCAAGAGTTGACTATAACGACGGCAGGGACCGCTTTGTTACTGTTGAGGGCAACTATTTGAATACCAAATGGAAAGGGACTTCCACTCCATGATAAAAAGAATAAAAAATGAAGGCGGTTTAACCCTTGTGGAGCTATTGCTTAGCCTGTCGATCATGCTCATCATATCAGCCGTCGCTTATTTTGTTTTTTTAAACGGCTTGAACAGCTACAAAAAAACATATACAGAAACCCTGATTCGTGATGAAGCCGATGTCATCATGACCCAATTTATGAACGTCGTCTACCCGGCTAAAGACGCTTTACTTTCAACCGATAAAAATAATGTCATCATTCTGGACAAAGGGAAAAAGACCGAACAAAAATTTGGCTTCGACGGCTCGAACGCTGTCCTTAATTCTACTGCGCTCAACAATTCAGATTTTGATCTCAGCGGTTCGGTGCTTGAGCTGGATACAACGGCGAATACGATAAAGATCAAGATGAAAATAAAAAGCACAAAATCAGATAAAGCGAAGCCATTGGCATTGAACAGTCAGATCAGCCTGCTGGGGGGAGGCGGAAACTAGTGAGGTTCCGTTTAGATGAAAAAGGATCAACATTAACTCTTGTACTATTAATCTCTGCAGTGTTCGCCATAATAGGATTGACGTTAATCAGCACGACGATAAACGGGGCAAAAAAAACGAATACGAGGGAAGCTGAAGTTCAAGCCACCTATCTTGCCGAAAAAGGCATGGATTATACCGCAGCCAAGATTAACAATAAACTCAAAACAGAAATAGGAAACGGGATTCTGGTCAGCCAGTTCCCAGCCACCTTCACAAACGTAATTAATTTTGTCAAAGGACAAGTTATCGGAAAAACCATCAATCCAAGCGGAAATGGAACGTATATAGTAAAAGATATACAGTTTACAGATACGAGCAGCACAACTCCTAACCGGAAAAGTGTCACGATTCAAGTGGAAGCTAACGTCAAGAACCAGAC
This genomic stretch from Fictibacillus marinisediminis harbors:
- a CDS encoding type IV pilus modification PilV family protein, yielding MKKTTESGFTLVEVLISFTILIILTAAVSRFFLQANAYSEQNNKKLVAVNLARQIVEAVEASPPKDVTALTPAVQQAANMNYDTCVQTSLLTQDQCSGFYKHLINNTNYTVKLLITNGQTDEWNEKLVPFTARVDYNDGRDRFVTVEGNYLNTKWKGTSTP
- a CDS encoding prepilin-type N-terminal cleavage/methylation domain-containing protein; this encodes MIKRIKNEGGLTLVELLLSLSIMLIISAVAYFVFLNGLNSYKKTYTETLIRDEADVIMTQFMNVVYPAKDALLSTDKNNVIILDKGKKTEQKFGFDGSNAVLNSTALNNSDFDLSGSVLELDTTANTIKIKMKIKSTKSDKAKPLALNSQISLLGGGGN